The Chloracidobacterium sp. genome window below encodes:
- a CDS encoding bacteriochlorophyll a protein → MGSKLTTANYDLDLDATGWGTLRAEARISNVPSASPLLPIDGELKLEAKKIEDDVVRLTFFGQSIVDGILGRVEGETDIANESPTRRVAAGDGKITVGKFSHRFEFEGVVDCLRYWRSKAIDDNIIARKQRLLCGNLFHDLSVRVPLDSEEVIDTWLEMQDAFRNSPNFGDYIKDVWLIGPLWNALEQTGQSLDNIDVYYFSEIEGGEKSRIDFRFAGGGTGIVDSISRWLELFPIDGLGKPVNQGGRVARLQGNFNASVQGIEVKLFVELPGFSVPIEGGKRKVLNHPLVPLAHHGIAVNSEPADLSIRFKVSIPKGKKFIETANSFEWDRVAENVRVFTGGRYKAWAEGICKGSYSPFDIFFG, encoded by the coding sequence ATGGGAAGCAAACTCACCACTGCAAACTACGACCTCGACCTTGACGCTACTGGTTGGGGTACACTTCGGGCGGAAGCCCGCATTTCCAATGTTCCTTCGGCTTCGCCGCTGTTGCCGATTGACGGCGAACTCAAACTCGAAGCCAAGAAGATCGAGGACGACGTGGTACGGCTCACCTTCTTTGGGCAGTCCATTGTGGACGGCATTCTAGGCCGTGTTGAAGGTGAAACCGACATCGCCAACGAGTCGCCGACGCGCCGTGTCGCCGCTGGCGACGGCAAAATCACGGTTGGGAAGTTTTCACATCGCTTTGAGTTTGAGGGCGTCGTGGATTGCCTGCGCTACTGGCGGTCGAAGGCGATTGACGACAACATCATCGCGCGCAAGCAGCGCCTGTTGTGCGGCAATCTCTTCCATGACCTGTCGGTGCGCGTCCCGCTGGATAGCGAAGAAGTCATTGATACGTGGCTGGAAATGCAGGATGCCTTCCGCAACTCGCCCAACTTTGGCGACTACATCAAGGACGTGTGGCTGATTGGGCCGTTGTGGAATGCGCTGGAGCAAACTGGGCAAAGCCTTGACAATATTGACGTGTACTACTTCTCCGAAATCGAAGGCGGTGAAAAATCCCGCATTGACTTCCGGTTTGCTGGCGGCGGCACGGGGATTGTGGACTCCATCAGCCGTTGGCTTGAACTTTTCCCGATTGATGGCTTGGGCAAGCCGGTCAATCAAGGCGGCCGCGTTGCACGGCTGCAAGGCAACTTCAACGCCAGCGTCCAAGGGATTGAGGTTAAGTTGTTCGTGGAGTTGCCGGGCTTTTCTGTTCCGATTGAGGGCGGCAAGCGGAAGGTGCTCAACCACCCGCTCGTCCCACTGGCGCACCACGGCATCGCCGTCAACTCTGAGCCGGCCGATCTAAGCATTCGCTTCAAAGTGTCCATTCCGAAGGGGAAGAAGTTCATCGAGACGGCCAACAGCTTTGAGTGGGATCGCGTTGCGGAGAACGTCCGTGTGTTTACGGGCGGACGCTACAAAGCGTGGGCCGAGGGTATCTGCAAAGGCAGTTACTCACCGTTTGACATCTTCTTCGGGTGA
- a CDS encoding c-type cytochrome, producing MTGNMKKVVLLSLAAVCAAGCFVGARSASEPRLGVSHIASSRATPAFLREAQVLYEGSTDNLPEGTPPEEIAHYKAMLAELQTRNYAACAGCHQVNGGGNKAINATNFQDPGWQRNNSSPGMVTSIVNGKGKVMPAYKDKLTLQQIYYLVEYIRRFEKKQTDAAPITAGIPYGTAPVELSPASEATARR from the coding sequence ATGACAGGCAACATGAAAAAGGTCGTCCTGCTAAGTCTTGCCGCCGTATGCGCCGCCGGCTGCTTTGTCGGCGCGCGAAGTGCAAGCGAACCACGGTTGGGTGTGTCGCATATCGCTTCTTCGCGCGCCACGCCGGCCTTTCTGCGTGAAGCGCAGGTTCTCTACGAGGGTTCGACGGATAATTTGCCGGAAGGGACGCCGCCGGAGGAGATCGCCCACTACAAGGCGATGCTGGCGGAACTCCAGACGCGCAACTATGCAGCCTGCGCCGGCTGTCACCAAGTCAACGGCGGCGGCAACAAAGCCATCAACGCTACCAACTTCCAAGACCCCGGCTGGCAGCGGAACAATTCTTCGCCGGGCATGGTGACATCCATTGTCAACGGCAAGGGCAAGGTTATGCCAGCTTACAAGGACAAGCTGACCTTGCAGCAGATTTACTACCTTGTGGAGTACATTCGTCGCTTCGAGAAAAAGCAGACCGACGCAGCGCCAATAACAGCCGGCATTCCGTACGGAACAGCGCCGGTTGAACTGTCTCCGGCGTCTGAGGCGACGGCGCGACGGTAA
- the secG gene encoding preprotein translocase subunit SecG, which yields MPWYAYVLYALFVIVCLLLIGVVLLQPGKGDIALFGGGSQTAFGPRGAQKPLERATFVLMGLFMALAFVFSVPGVLAPRSVASGIRDEPPPKKEEKPGDKKPEDKKEGSDAAPAANAGEQPKGNAGEQPKGEGPKNSEPKDAGKPEGDKKSEAPKSAGGASTPKTEKSAGTQK from the coding sequence ATGCCCTGGTATGCTTACGTTCTCTATGCGCTCTTTGTCATCGTTTGCCTTTTGCTGATTGGTGTCGTGCTGCTCCAGCCGGGGAAAGGTGACATTGCCTTGTTCGGCGGCGGCAGTCAGACGGCCTTCGGCCCGCGCGGGGCGCAGAAACCCCTTGAGCGTGCGACATTCGTTCTCATGGGGTTGTTTATGGCGCTGGCTTTTGTGTTCTCCGTGCCGGGCGTGCTAGCGCCGCGCTCTGTCGCTTCGGGCATCAGGGACGAGCCGCCGCCTAAGAAGGAAGAAAAGCCGGGAGACAAAAAACCGGAAGACAAGAAGGAAGGCAGTGACGCCGCGCCTGCTGCGAACGCTGGTGAGCAGCCGAAAGGTAACGCTGGCGAGCAGCCGAAAGGCGAGGGGCCGAAAAACAGTGAGCCGAAAGACGCCGGTAAGCCGGAAGGCGACAAGAAGTCCGAAGCGCCAAAGAGCGCTGGCGGCGCTTCCACGCCGAAGACAGAGAAGTCGGCGGGGACTCAAAAATGA
- the pdxT gene encoding pyridoxal 5'-phosphate synthase glutaminase subunit PdxT has protein sequence MTSGFPVIGILSLQGDFAAHARTLERAGATPRFIRRIRELETVSGLILPGGESTTMLRFLQAEPWFDALRDFAASGRTLFGTCAGAILLARTVTHPMQASLGLLDITVRRNGYGRQIDSFTATTTLPVIGSAPFELVFIRAPIIDSVGAGVEVLAEYGGHPVWVRQGLVHAATFHPEMTDDTRLHRFVFGLMETETKQNGASH, from the coding sequence ATGACAAGCGGTTTTCCAGTGATTGGCATTCTCAGTCTTCAGGGCGATTTTGCCGCCCATGCCCGGACGCTGGAACGCGCCGGTGCGACGCCGCGTTTCATCCGTCGAATTCGCGAGTTGGAAACCGTGTCGGGACTGATTCTACCGGGCGGCGAAAGCACGACGATGCTGCGCTTCCTGCAGGCTGAGCCGTGGTTTGACGCCCTGCGCGATTTTGCAGCGTCGGGACGGACACTGTTTGGGACATGCGCGGGGGCGATTTTGCTGGCCCGTACGGTGACGCACCCTATGCAAGCGTCGCTAGGGTTGTTGGACATTACAGTTCGACGCAACGGCTACGGTCGCCAAATTGACAGTTTCACAGCGACCACGACGCTTCCAGTCATCGGTTCCGCCCCTTTTGAACTGGTCTTCATCCGTGCGCCCATCATTGATTCGGTCGGAGCGGGCGTTGAGGTGTTGGCCGAGTACGGCGGACACCCGGTGTGGGTGCGGCAGGGATTGGTCCATGCGGCGACTTTCCACCCCGAAATGACCGACGATACCCGCCTGCACCGGTTTGTTTTTGGTTTGATGGAGACCGAGACAAAACAAAACGGCGCGTCACACTGA
- a CDS encoding phosphotransferase has product MLPHPTRMNPDDNPPPRPTDRLTAFLQDYFGSSSTATLSIEPLLGDASTRMYFRIHRDGATFVAAVYAEPFDAKAFAYLDVTNLFQAAGIPVPQVLAVDDRRGVVLQQDVGDCRLQDALAARPESTRRIDYDYALRLIVDIQKTTTAAQATNSIAWRQAFDDEKLFWEMNYFFRNYVERYRRWRLSPEVEALTLGELFALSYRLARTPRVVCHRDYHARNLMCHAGRLWVIDHQDARMGPATYDLASLLGDPYAALDTDFQATLKERFWQLHMATFGTRYYASRAQFEHEYQLMLVQRLLKAVGTYAYQFAVRNNPVYLGYIPIALQTAAEALTHIADLPWVTRLVQTALECETQQVSSLEAVTVGEPPAKA; this is encoded by the coding sequence ATGCTCCCCCACCCAACCCGCATGAACCCTGACGACAACCCACCGCCACGCCCGACAGATAGACTCACGGCATTTCTACAGGACTACTTCGGTTCGAGTTCGACGGCTACACTCTCCATCGAACCTCTGCTTGGCGATGCCTCCACCCGAATGTATTTCCGTATTCACCGGGACGGGGCAACTTTCGTTGCGGCTGTCTATGCAGAGCCGTTTGACGCCAAAGCGTTCGCCTACTTGGATGTCACCAACCTCTTCCAAGCCGCTGGTATTCCCGTTCCGCAAGTGTTGGCGGTAGACGACCGGCGCGGCGTCGTGCTGCAACAGGATGTTGGTGATTGCCGTCTCCAAGACGCCTTGGCCGCCCGCCCGGAGAGCACCCGTCGGATAGACTACGACTACGCCTTGCGCCTGATTGTGGACATCCAGAAGACAACAACCGCCGCACAGGCGACAAATTCCATCGCTTGGCGGCAAGCGTTCGACGACGAGAAGTTGTTTTGGGAAATGAACTACTTTTTCCGCAACTACGTCGAACGATATCGGCGGTGGCGGTTGTCGCCGGAAGTGGAGGCGCTAACCCTGGGTGAGCTTTTTGCTCTCTCATATCGCTTGGCGCGGACGCCGCGCGTCGTCTGTCACCGCGATTACCATGCCCGAAATTTGATGTGTCACGCCGGACGGCTCTGGGTGATTGACCATCAGGACGCACGAATGGGGCCGGCGACGTATGACTTAGCCTCGCTGTTGGGCGACCCGTACGCCGCCTTAGACACGGACTTCCAAGCGACGCTCAAGGAACGGTTCTGGCAGTTGCATATGGCGACTTTCGGCACACGGTACTATGCCTCGCGCGCGCAGTTTGAGCATGAGTACCAGCTGATGTTGGTGCAGCGTTTGCTCAAGGCCGTCGGGACGTACGCTTACCAATTCGCCGTACGCAACAATCCCGTCTATCTGGGGTACATTCCCATCGCCTTGCAAACCGCGGCCGAGGCATTGACGCACATCGCCGACCTGCCATGGGTGACGCGGCTGGTTCAGACGGCGCTGGAATGTGAAACCCAGCAAGTGAGTTCGCTTGAGGCGGTGACGGTTGGTGAACCGCCGGCAAAGGCGTAG
- a CDS encoding c-type cytochrome — protein MKDVKIIVLGCALALFVGGCFVGSRDPNETRYPKEPMPLRNQTSKTAEEIVRESIAQNTQSARDAAALRDRVTPLNLQQVNEQDVAGNDPLGSPARVELNEAEMYRDPLEIYREGRALFQNNCVGCHGHNGCGNVPRSTNFTDPGWQENNSDGGIYSSIYNGKGIGNGGGAMPAYYNQLSPKQIRYLVAYLRAFKGRQCNGLPTLSDVERMVAERQNKQP, from the coding sequence ATGAAAGACGTGAAGATCATCGTGCTGGGCTGCGCTTTGGCGCTTTTTGTCGGCGGTTGCTTTGTCGGCTCTCGGGATCCAAATGAGACCCGCTACCCGAAAGAGCCGATGCCGCTTCGTAATCAGACTTCCAAGACGGCGGAAGAAATCGTGCGTGAAAGTATCGCCCAGAATACCCAGAGCGCACGCGACGCCGCCGCGCTGCGCGACCGCGTTACGCCGCTCAACCTGCAGCAGGTCAACGAGCAGGATGTAGCGGGGAATGACCCGCTTGGTTCGCCGGCGCGCGTTGAACTCAATGAAGCTGAAATGTACCGTGATCCGTTGGAGATTTATCGGGAGGGCCGCGCGCTGTTCCAGAACAACTGCGTTGGCTGTCACGGCCACAACGGTTGTGGAAACGTCCCGCGCTCGACGAACTTCACCGATCCCGGTTGGCAGGAAAATAACTCCGACGGCGGCATTTATTCTTCGATTTACAACGGCAAAGGGATTGGGAACGGCGGCGGCGCAATGCCGGCCTACTACAATCAGTTGAGTCCGAAGCAAATTCGTTACTTGGTGGCGTATCTGCGCGCCTTCAAGGGCAGGCAATGCAACGGGCTGCCAACGCTTAGCGATGTCGAACGGATGGTAGCCGAACGTCAGAACAAGCAACCCTGA
- a CDS encoding Uma2 family endonuclease, with the protein RAPLIIVEALSPQTRRNDLAEYGRGAWSEDRKLLRKWDIYESVLKVPYYVTIDERREVVRWFRHDGARYVEERPAGERLWVGEAGLFVGAWRGWYERRHGLWVRFYDGQGALIPTKAEREALEREAKERERQAKEAALQAVEQERAAKEQERAAKEAALQELERLKAKLRDLNRAD; encoded by the coding sequence CGCGCGCCGCTCATCATCGTCGAGGCGCTGTCGCCGCAGACGCGCCGTAATGATTTGGCCGAGTATGGGCGCGGGGCGTGGTCGGAGGACCGGAAGCTGCTGCGGAAGTGGGACATCTATGAGTCGGTGCTGAAGGTGCCGTACTACGTGACGATAGACGAGCGGCGGGAGGTGGTGCGGTGGTTTCGGCACGACGGGGCGCGGTACGTGGAGGAGCGACCGGCTGGGGAGCGGCTGTGGGTGGGGGAGGCGGGCTTGTTTGTGGGGGCGTGGCGTGGGTGGTATGAGCGGCGGCATGGTTTGTGGGTGCGGTTCTATGATGGGCAAGGGGCGCTGATCCCGACCAAGGCGGAGCGGGAAGCGTTGGAGCGCGAAGCGAAGGAGCGGGAGCGGCAGGCGAAGGAAGCCGCGTTGCAAGCAGTGGAGCAGGAACGTGCCGCCAAGGAGCAAGAGCGCGCCGCCAAAGAAGCCGCCTTGCAGGAACTCGAACGCCTCAAAGCCAAACTCCGCGACCTGAACCGCGCCGATTAG
- a CDS encoding PEGA domain-containing protein: MATTSLSRPQPRLIFAGSSRFGRWIAVALGFPLVAGLVGAGVLLYLRYPSTLGKLDVVTTPPGAEVWLDGRRVGTAPCTIERVGTGLHTVRAAHDGFLLAEREVLIEPNDATEAVSFVLQPIKPEQPPTAVADGAPTERIAEFLQRAVEAFRRGDLVTPANDNALYYADAVLLIQPDNEPARALRAQVRDALIRQAELAAGRGDLATAQTTYTLLLTRFPNDERTTAGVARIADLIEANRGRATRFLALAEAALAEGHDLDPPESSAYFYLSQVLAHDRNQPQAQSLRAEVRRRAQARAETYVAKGDLAQAIAEYRRLVRLFPEDRTMYNRLRQLERQPTAGSVSTVAAVSLPAIRYTKARAAGQMGTLRFSATGLVFAAPNGAESLSLTTESIRQLTLAGERLTVTMATGETYTFTGRGLERGVAVWRAARKTAPDDAQTTQKEHFDAPPPNPHEP, encoded by the coding sequence ATGGCGACAACTTCTCTTTCACGCCCCCAGCCCCGACTCATCTTCGCCGGAAGCAGCCGCTTTGGGCGCTGGATCGCCGTCGCGTTGGGGTTTCCGTTAGTCGCTGGTTTGGTGGGGGCCGGCGTCTTACTCTATCTCCGGTATCCATCCACACTAGGCAAGCTAGACGTTGTGACCACGCCGCCCGGTGCGGAAGTATGGCTCGACGGCCGGCGCGTCGGGACAGCTCCATGCACTATTGAACGAGTCGGAACGGGGCTGCATACCGTGCGGGCGGCACACGACGGCTTTCTGTTGGCCGAACGCGAGGTGCTGATTGAACCCAACGACGCCACAGAGGCGGTCAGCTTTGTCCTTCAGCCGATCAAACCGGAGCAGCCGCCGACAGCCGTCGCCGACGGCGCTCCGACTGAACGCATCGCCGAGTTTCTTCAGCGCGCCGTGGAAGCTTTTCGGCGCGGCGACTTGGTAACGCCCGCCAACGACAATGCGCTTTATTACGCTGACGCCGTGCTGCTCATTCAACCCGACAACGAACCGGCGCGGGCGCTGCGCGCACAGGTGCGCGACGCGCTTATCCGTCAAGCCGAACTCGCCGCCGGGCGCGGCGACCTGGCGACGGCGCAAACGACCTACACGTTGTTGTTGACGCGCTTTCCTAACGACGAGCGAACCACAGCCGGCGTGGCGCGGATCGCCGACCTGATCGAGGCCAACCGTGGGCGGGCGACGCGCTTCCTCGCTCTTGCCGAAGCGGCGCTGGCCGAGGGCCATGACCTCGATCCGCCTGAGTCGAGCGCCTACTTTTACCTGTCGCAAGTGCTCGCCCATGACCGCAACCAGCCACAGGCGCAATCCCTCCGCGCCGAGGTACGCCGCCGGGCGCAGGCCAGAGCCGAAACCTACGTCGCCAAAGGAGACCTTGCTCAAGCCATCGCCGAGTATCGGCGTCTCGTACGCCTTTTCCCGGAAGACCGCACGATGTATAACCGCTTGCGCCAACTTGAGCGCCAACCAACCGCCGGCTCGGTTTCAACCGTGGCCGCCGTCTCACTGCCCGCGATTCGTTACACGAAGGCTCGCGCGGCGGGGCAAATGGGGACGCTCCGCTTTTCCGCTACGGGGTTGGTGTTTGCCGCCCCAAACGGCGCGGAAAGTCTTTCCCTGACGACGGAGTCCATACGCCAACTCACCTTGGCGGGCGAACGGTTGACCGTGACGATGGCAACGGGTGAAACCTACACCTTTACAGGCCGCGGCCTTGAGCGCGGGGTTGCCGTCTGGCGAGCGGCGCGAAAGACGGCGCCGGACGATGCCCAAACAACGCAGAAAGAACACTTTGATGCTCCCCCACCCAACCCGCATGAACCCTGA
- a CDS encoding formylglycine-generating enzyme family protein — translation MAVKWGRLCSGVWLAVVIAAFWWAALWPVARRVGAWGAAPQEAKRLLRRGKTDERQVVLVIENGAYQAARPLAGGRTGQVWESPAGIRLVWIPPGEFVMGSNNGDDDEKPVHRVRITRGFWLGETEVTQRQWEAVMGKNPSVFKDCPACPVENVSWEDCQRFVSELNTRYPVGGGLVWRLPHEAEWEYACRAGTRGDYYSGDGEALLGALGWYWENSGGRTHPVKRLRANGWGLYDMHGNVWEWCEDWYGKDYYRISPVDDPRGPGSGEERVLRGGSWSSSAGRCRAAHRLFVAPLKRSNSLGLRVVVGAP, via the coding sequence ATGGCAGTGAAATGGGGGAGGCTGTGCAGTGGTGTGTGGTTGGCGGTAGTTATTGCGGCGTTCTGGTGGGCAGCGCTGTGGCCCGTGGCGCGGAGGGTCGGTGCGTGGGGCGCTGCACCGCAAGAGGCAAAGCGGCTGCTCAGGCGCGGCAAGACGGATGAGCGGCAAGTGGTGTTGGTGATTGAGAACGGAGCGTATCAGGCGGCGCGGCCGCTGGCAGGCGGGCGCACAGGGCAGGTATGGGAGAGTCCGGCTGGGATCAGGTTGGTGTGGATTCCGCCGGGGGAGTTTGTGATGGGGTCGAACAACGGGGATGACGATGAGAAGCCGGTGCATCGGGTGCGGATCACACGCGGGTTTTGGCTTGGGGAGACGGAGGTGACGCAGCGGCAGTGGGAGGCGGTGATGGGAAAGAATCCAAGTGTGTTCAAGGATTGTCCGGCGTGTCCGGTAGAGAATGTGAGTTGGGAAGATTGTCAGCGGTTTGTGAGCGAGTTGAACACGCGGTATCCGGTAGGCGGTGGGTTGGTATGGCGGTTGCCACACGAGGCGGAGTGGGAGTATGCGTGTCGGGCTGGGACGCGAGGTGATTACTACAGTGGGGATGGGGAGGCGTTGTTGGGGGCGCTGGGGTGGTATTGGGAGAACAGCGGTGGGCGGACGCATCCTGTGAAGCGGCTGCGGGCGAATGGGTGGGGGTTGTACGACATGCACGGGAACGTGTGGGAGTGGTGCGAGGATTGGTATGGGAAGGACTACTACCGGATTAGCCCTGTGGATGATCCGCGGGGACCTGGGAGTGGAGAGGAGCGCGTCCTGCGCGGCGGGTCGTGGAGCAGCAGCGCTGGCCGCTGCCGCGCCGCCCACCGCCTCTTTGTCGCACCGCTGAAGCGGAGCAACAGCCTTGGCTTGCGCGTGGTGGTTGGCGCGCCGTAA
- a CDS encoding HEAT repeat domain-containing protein, with translation MSSTPAFSSETPLETLVAYLSDASAQVRLQAVEALRLRKATAALPHLLPLLHDPDWWVRVAVADAVGELGDESTLQTLLPDLQHPDPLVRSSVTVALGRLHHKPDLETILPMASDPHHWVRYAAAVALGELADARAVEALLALLKDADYLVRAGAARSLGKIKHPKAIRPLRRAVIKDDNELVRADALEALRCIWNGSLGEEDEA, from the coding sequence ATGAGCAGCACGCCTGCCTTTTCGTCTGAGACGCCCCTGGAAACCCTCGTCGCGTATCTGTCGGATGCGTCGGCGCAGGTTCGCTTGCAGGCGGTGGAGGCGCTTCGTTTGCGTAAAGCCACCGCCGCCTTACCCCATCTTCTGCCCCTCTTGCATGACCCGGATTGGTGGGTGCGGGTCGCCGTCGCCGACGCCGTAGGCGAGCTGGGCGATGAATCCACACTGCAAACCCTGCTTCCTGACTTGCAACACCCCGACCCGCTCGTGCGCAGCTCGGTCACAGTCGCCTTGGGACGCCTGCACCATAAGCCTGATCTCGAAACGATACTGCCGATGGCGAGCGATCCCCATCACTGGGTACGCTACGCCGCCGCCGTCGCGTTGGGCGAACTCGCCGATGCACGCGCCGTCGAGGCTTTGCTTGCTCTGCTAAAGGACGCTGACTACCTTGTGCGGGCCGGCGCAGCCCGCTCACTAGGCAAAATCAAGCATCCCAAAGCGATTCGGCCGCTGCGCCGCGCCGTCATCAAGGACGACAACGAACTGGTGCGCGCCGACGCGCTAGAGGCGCTGCGGTGCATCTGGAACGGCTCGCTTGGCGAGGAGGATGAAGCGTAG
- a CDS encoding ArsA family ATPase, which translates to MTDTRVIIYSGKGGTGKTTVSAATAVTLATAGRKVLVISSDPAHSLGDVFQMSLSRTEPTPITDNLFGLEIDTLYEAKRNMGNFEKFVAESYEKRGIRASVASELSTQPGLDEIFSLVRLHREALSGQWDVVILDTSPTGNTLRLLAYPELIVGGSMGKRLFRVYQGMASVMKPLGSSNGPDPEFFDEVNRLLDSMNQVSAFLTGANVTLRLVINPEKLSILESKRAYTFTHIYGLTIDAVVVNKIYPVGDALHGAELGSYFNYWAKLHGRYLDDIESAFAPLPIFKLFLEPCEPLGVEALREVGAKAFGATDIGSVLYSKKNMWVEDPRATDTPDIRRFVVRIPFLSENDHIEVQRVGMDLYMCIGRIARSVSLPRILSNADMIDYTAEGELLTVTFRERAREPEPPRLTRLRRSPAGA; encoded by the coding sequence ATGACGGACACACGAGTCATTATCTATTCCGGGAAGGGCGGCACGGGCAAGACCACCGTTTCGGCGGCGACAGCCGTCACGCTGGCGACCGCCGGCAGAAAGGTCTTGGTCATTTCCAGCGACCCGGCGCATTCCCTTGGCGACGTTTTTCAGATGTCGCTGTCGCGGACGGAGCCGACGCCTATTACAGACAATCTCTTCGGCTTGGAGATTGATACGCTCTACGAAGCGAAGCGCAACATGGGCAACTTCGAGAAGTTTGTGGCGGAAAGCTACGAAAAGCGGGGCATTCGCGCCTCGGTCGCTTCGGAGCTTTCGACACAACCGGGACTGGACGAGATTTTTTCGCTGGTACGGCTGCATCGCGAAGCGCTGTCCGGGCAGTGGGACGTGGTGATTCTTGACACGTCGCCGACGGGCAACACCCTGCGGTTGCTGGCCTACCCGGAACTCATCGTCGGCGGCAGCATGGGCAAGCGACTCTTTCGCGTGTACCAAGGAATGGCTTCAGTGATGAAGCCGCTTGGCTCGTCCAATGGCCCTGACCCGGAGTTCTTCGACGAAGTCAACCGGTTGCTGGACTCAATGAATCAGGTCAGCGCCTTCCTGACGGGTGCGAACGTGACGCTGCGACTGGTTATCAACCCGGAAAAGCTTTCGATTCTGGAAAGCAAGCGCGCCTACACCTTTACGCACATTTACGGCCTAACGATTGACGCCGTGGTGGTTAATAAAATCTACCCAGTCGGCGATGCCCTCCACGGGGCGGAGTTAGGCAGTTATTTCAACTACTGGGCGAAACTGCACGGGCGGTATCTCGATGATATTGAGTCGGCGTTTGCGCCGCTGCCGATCTTCAAGCTGTTTCTCGAACCCTGCGAACCGTTGGGGGTTGAAGCGTTGCGTGAAGTCGGCGCTAAGGCGTTCGGTGCAACCGACATTGGGAGCGTTCTCTACAGCAAGAAGAACATGTGGGTTGAAGACCCGCGTGCGACCGACACGCCGGACATCCGGCGGTTTGTGGTGCGGATTCCGTTCCTATCTGAAAACGACCACATTGAGGTTCAGCGCGTCGGGATGGACTTGTATATGTGCATTGGGCGGATTGCGCGCAGCGTTTCGCTGCCCCGGATTCTGTCGAACGCCGACATGATTGACTACACGGCGGAAGGCGAACTGCTGACGGTGACATTCCGTGAACGCGCGCGCGAACCCGAACCACCCCGTTTGACACGGCTGCGTCGTTCCCCGGCCGGTGCTTGA
- a CDS encoding 4Fe-4S binding protein — MADEKLETTNDAAAKAPAKAAAKAPAKAAAKAAAKVAPPPIPGPPSRLSRPKAAPPKKKRERQIYTIIEELCIGCGYCTDECPPKVNAILPRDVEAVLDGGETYWIDQTRCISCSLCFVAGTCPTDAVVFTEGGVSRTQYMEDYLHIEMVDEPYWRQRDELTRIGSIL, encoded by the coding sequence ATGGCAGACGAAAAGTTGGAAACAACCAATGACGCTGCGGCGAAAGCGCCTGCGAAGGCGGCCGCCAAAGCCCCCGCCAAGGCAGCCGCCAAGGCGGCGGCGAAAGTCGCCCCGCCGCCGATTCCAGGGCCGCCGAGTCGGTTGTCGCGGCCGAAGGCTGCGCCGCCCAAGAAGAAGCGCGAGCGGCAGATTTACACGATCATCGAAGAGCTGTGCATCGGCTGCGGCTACTGTACGGATGAGTGTCCGCCCAAAGTCAACGCCATTCTGCCGCGCGACGTGGAAGCCGTCTTGGACGGCGGCGAAACCTACTGGATTGACCAAACCCGGTGCATTAGTTGCTCGTTGTGCTTTGTCGCCGGAACGTGTCCGACCGACGCGGTGGTCTTCACGGAAGGCGGCGTCTCGCGGACGCAGTACATGGAGGATTACCTGCACATCGAAATGGTGGACGAACCATACTGGCGTCAGCGGGATGAATTGACGCGAATCGGATCGATTTTGTGA
- the tpiA gene encoding triose-phosphate isomerase — protein MAHRIPLIIGNWKMHKTVAEAVSYLMAFKPHLAHLTGCEVGIAPAFVALAAMQAAVQETALQIFAQNVAAEGPFGAFTGEVSAEMLQAVGCHGVIIGHSERRRYYGETDAVVAAKVRRALAASLLPVACVGETLSEREAGKASEVVERQLLAIADALTDADAHRIVVAYEPVWAIGTGQAASPEQAQGMHQRVRAVWEACFGAAAAEALRILYGGSVTADNIAGFSSQPDVDGALVGGASLSPDGFAELIRRFCQAATKGDGVKLGQ, from the coding sequence ATGGCCCACCGTATACCGCTCATCATCGGAAACTGGAAAATGCACAAAACCGTCGCGGAGGCGGTGTCTTACCTTATGGCGTTCAAGCCCCACCTCGCTCATCTTACCGGCTGCGAGGTCGGCATTGCGCCTGCTTTTGTAGCGCTAGCCGCAATGCAGGCGGCGGTACAGGAGACAGCGCTGCAAATCTTTGCACAAAATGTGGCGGCGGAAGGCCCCTTTGGAGCGTTCACAGGTGAAGTTTCGGCGGAAATGCTCCAAGCCGTCGGCTGTCACGGGGTCATTATCGGCCACTCCGAGCGACGCCGCTACTACGGCGAGACGGACGCCGTCGTCGCTGCCAAGGTGCGGCGGGCGCTGGCGGCCAGCCTACTTCCGGTAGCCTGTGTTGGCGAAACCTTGTCCGAACGTGAAGCGGGTAAGGCGTCAGAGGTGGTGGAAAGGCAACTGCTTGCGATAGCGGATGCGTTGACAGACGCCGACGCGCACCGTATAGTTGTCGCCTATGAGCCGGTCTGGGCCATCGGCACCGGTCAGGCGGCGTCGCCGGAGCAAGCCCAAGGAATGCACCAGCGCGTACGTGCGGTTTGGGAAGCGTGCTTCGGGGCTGCGGCGGCGGAGGCGTTACGCATTCTGTACGGTGGAAGCGTAACGGCCGACAACATTGCGGGCTTTTCCTCGCAACCCGATGTAGACGGCGCGTTAGTCGGCGGTGCAAGTTTGTCTCCAGACGGCTTCGCGGAGCTCATTCGGCGCTTCTGTCAAGCGGCTACGAAAGGCGATGGGGTGAAACTCGGACAGTAG